A region of Cardinium endosymbiont of Sogatella furcifera DNA encodes the following proteins:
- a CDS encoding SemiSWEET family sugar transporter: MRVRPPLLVRIKALFLVVSMGSISFLDVVACIGSSTAVLSLLPQIIQSYRTKSVHDVSMLMLLNLTVSSISWTLYGAMTADKPLCLTNVLLTIGSLIMVALKRKYRATERPKPIQPADHRKKRKKRLL, from the coding sequence ATGCGGGTTCGACCCCCGCTCCTGGTACGCATTAAAGCATTGTTTCTGGTTGTATCGATGGGTTCTATTTCCTTTTTAGATGTAGTGGCATGTATTGGTTCATCTACAGCTGTGCTCTCCCTACTTCCGCAGATTATACAGTCCTATAGAACAAAATCTGTTCATGACGTTTCCATGTTGATGCTCTTGAACCTGACGGTTTCTTCCATTAGCTGGACCCTTTATGGCGCAATGACCGCTGATAAGCCATTATGCTTAACCAATGTATTGCTTACCATTGGTTCTTTGATTATGGTAGCGCTCAAACGCAAATACCGTGCAACGGAACGACCAAAACCCATACAGCCAGCTGACCACCGTAAAAAACGGAAAAAACGCCTATTGTAA
- a CDS encoding Npt1/Npt2 family nucleotide transporter — protein sequence MSTKKEFGNLRGMLFPIHKSELRKFLPMAFIFILISFCYALTRSLKDMNILKEINTTAIYWLKAVAITPSMIFFTILYGKVSRSTGRDGRFNAVMIYFLSFFTLSLVFLLPQKELLQLTSLSKLLEAKFPSLVGLWGAICHWPISLFYIHAEAWGTFALSVVFWTFVNEITAVNQAKRFYSFLSMFAAVGSILAGFILKLESVATNFDQGLKFVITAIVLILVIYNYFTADIKANPAYYQIEQKPKKVKVKMSFMDSMKFLARSRYLMLLSILVIGYGLVIALFEAVQKAQIQQYVKITGDNTIYAGIYSQQQIAVGIISILVTLFLATPIRKRGWGFAASATPVTALVMTVLFFTFLRFGDALDDFLKGFNLTALHLSVQVGLYNVVLIKSVKYVLFDPTKEAVYIPLDEETKVRGKAAVDGVGSRLGKSLASVLITGMSTLLGGGDIASIRTPIVLIIIAVIIFWLIAVRTLGKLKTAAEQKHEAELADANKVQVTS from the coding sequence ATGAGCACGAAAAAAGAGTTTGGTAATCTGCGTGGGATGCTATTTCCCATTCATAAAAGTGAGCTACGTAAATTTTTGCCAATGGCCTTTATATTTATTCTCATATCTTTCTGTTACGCGCTTACACGCTCTCTTAAAGATATGAATATCCTTAAGGAGATAAATACTACAGCTATTTACTGGTTAAAAGCAGTAGCGATTACACCTAGCATGATTTTCTTTACCATCCTTTATGGAAAAGTGAGTCGTTCTACAGGAAGGGATGGAAGATTCAATGCCGTTATGATTTACTTTCTTTCGTTTTTTACCCTGTCACTGGTTTTTTTACTGCCTCAAAAAGAGCTATTGCAACTCACTAGCCTCTCTAAACTACTGGAAGCAAAATTTCCAAGCCTTGTAGGATTGTGGGGAGCTATTTGCCATTGGCCTATTTCTCTCTTTTATATCCATGCTGAAGCTTGGGGCACGTTTGCATTAAGTGTGGTATTTTGGACCTTTGTAAATGAGATTACTGCTGTAAACCAAGCAAAAAGGTTTTATAGCTTTTTAAGTATGTTTGCAGCCGTAGGCAGTATTCTAGCTGGATTTATTCTTAAGCTGGAGAGTGTAGCTACCAATTTTGATCAAGGTTTAAAGTTTGTGATTACCGCTATTGTGCTGATTCTGGTCATATACAACTACTTTACAGCAGATATAAAAGCCAATCCAGCCTACTATCAAATTGAACAAAAGCCTAAAAAAGTAAAGGTAAAAATGTCCTTTATGGATTCTATGAAGTTCCTAGCACGCTCTAGGTATCTGATGTTGCTTTCCATATTGGTAATCGGTTATGGATTAGTGATTGCGCTTTTTGAAGCCGTACAAAAAGCACAAATTCAGCAATATGTAAAAATTACTGGAGACAATACCATTTATGCAGGGATCTATTCACAGCAACAAATTGCAGTAGGCATCATCTCTATTTTAGTGACCCTTTTCCTTGCCACACCTATACGAAAAAGAGGATGGGGATTTGCCGCATCTGCTACACCGGTTACGGCATTAGTGATGACGGTGTTGTTTTTCACTTTTCTACGATTTGGTGATGCTTTGGATGATTTTTTAAAGGGTTTTAATCTCACTGCTTTGCATCTCTCTGTTCAAGTAGGCCTTTATAATGTGGTTTTGATTAAGTCGGTGAAATATGTCCTGTTTGACCCAACGAAAGAAGCGGTCTATATTCCACTAGATGAAGAAACTAAGGTACGTGGGAAAGCCGCTGTAGATGGTGTAGGCTCTCGTTTGGGAAAGAGTTTAGCCTCTGTATTGATTACAGGTATGTCCACGTTGCTTGGTGGTGGTGATATCGCTAGTATTCGTACGCCCATCGTACTGATCATCATAGCTGTGATTATATTTTGGTTAATAGCTGTTCGCACGCTAGGTAAGCTAAAAACTGCAGCTGAACAAAAACATGAGGCAGAGCTTGCAGATGCCAATAAGGTGCAGGTAACTAGCTAG
- a CDS encoding peroxiredoxin, with product MHLLGTKAPVFKAPAVIDGEKVTTDFSLEQFLGNKEVLFFFYPKDFTFVCPTELLSFQQYLPQFIERNVALVGCSTDTEETHMAWLHTPTTKGGIAGVTYPLVADTSKTIASNYGVLGGTWSYNEHNQLIFTGIPVAYRGTFFIDKEGIVRYMAINDLPLGRNISEILRIIDMWQHVTQFGEVCPANWAKGSRAMQATPEGLSNYLTLNREL from the coding sequence GTGCATTTACTAGGAACAAAGGCCCCTGTTTTTAAGGCGCCTGCTGTCATAGATGGTGAAAAGGTCACAACTGACTTTTCACTCGAACAATTTTTAGGAAACAAAGAAGTACTCTTTTTCTTTTACCCAAAAGATTTCACTTTTGTCTGTCCTACTGAATTATTATCCTTCCAACAATATTTGCCTCAATTTATAGAACGCAATGTAGCACTAGTGGGTTGCTCTACTGACACAGAAGAAACCCATATGGCTTGGCTACACACACCCACAACAAAAGGGGGTATCGCTGGCGTAACCTATCCATTGGTTGCTGATACCAGTAAGACCATTGCTTCCAACTATGGTGTTTTAGGAGGCACCTGGAGCTATAATGAGCATAACCAATTGATTTTCACAGGAATTCCTGTAGCTTATCGTGGCACTTTCTTCATTGACAAGGAAGGTATCGTACGCTATATGGCCATTAATGACTTGCCACTAGGTAGAAATATCAGTGAGATACTGCGTATAATTGATATGTGGCAACATGTGACTCAATTTGGAGAAGTTTGTCCGGCGAATTGGGCAAAAGGAAGTAGGGCGATGCAAGCTACCCCCGAGGGCCTATCCAACTATCTAACCCTAAACAGAGAACTATGA
- a CDS encoding DUF3127 domain-containing protein — MHITGRLFEISPPQQVSESFKKRNFVVEYVENPQYPEYISFELIQDKCDLLDGFMEKEEITVHFNLRGRKWTNPEGVVKYFNALQAWRLEKGNKLNESPAANPSNIEDDLPF, encoded by the coding sequence CTGGAAGATTATTCGAAATTAGTCCACCACAACAAGTGTCTGAATCATTCAAAAAAAGAAATTTTGTGGTAGAATATGTAGAAAATCCACAATATCCCGAATACATCTCCTTTGAGTTGATTCAAGATAAATGTGATCTACTAGATGGGTTCATGGAAAAAGAAGAAATAACAGTTCATTTCAATCTACGGGGAAGAAAGTGGACCAATCCAGAAGGAGTCGTGAAATACTTTAATGCTTTGCAAGCATGGCGTCTAGAAAAAGGCAATAAATTAAACGAATCGCCTGCAGCTAATCCATCTAACATAGAAGATGACTTGCCATTTTAA